One Danio aesculapii chromosome 13, fDanAes4.1, whole genome shotgun sequence DNA window includes the following coding sequences:
- the si:ch73-193i2.2 gene encoding transient receptor potential channel pyrexia codes for MKKSGADEPENLELQLTDGASRQSVVVSPVSVASVKDVGRSVAFLASYARGRWKHATRKTVREKPTEEHTGNKYKGLATDEDAVDGQKNGKMEMNKRLLDHFRVLAASNKDSDEVDLQFLNEALTHGADPNSADRYGQTALHEISRTWNVDVMRFFLERGADFQRADAFGVTPLHVAAALDYEEMLQFLLERGADIEARTHKDKQTPLHFAAKNDAVSSVRMLLQNRADITVRDYKDRTPLQLAANFDRSETARLLLEFGADAGVQDSDGQLCITAMITKMTPVADLAMNQFHVKDRMARQQFYYLHLMEPQTADKTSPKGSDPSSPLEFIVNLGKLDLIMHPVVLKLITVKWNLYGRMGAWILLLLNFLFIVSWTTVAISVSVRPDGDRYDLPGDWWRVLLVVLALVLTVTEVYREVMEIVRSRRKLKHWQRWTVQKINEDLSCSHPMWPEERNYLEGQIKYIRNLKGTYAQDLWNIFDWLVYLLLLAVLGIHLADIFLVSDLLRLNSLRLFAVSIIFLWLRLMKHVRAFRAMGPFIVMLGKIAGDVLRFLFLYIEIYVPFACAFWIIFGGLEDVPSMETVPRLLYSLYRITLVDDYEFDEMLEVDTVMAYLLCGTFLALSAILCVNLLIALLSDTFQRVYDNALANAVMQQAAIILQIEESMPCLKRCYDKEYIHRNCAPLGEFYDDDVTINPEKHAEMKKLTEQIKDTLDRHLDIQREMISPQFAFAGARDVTRKRNATPPEKEAHLKTLSRLEKDQQKYSQDLSELKAEVKELHSLLLKLIEPKLTSLTDDHDDDKKLSVRA; via the exons ATGAAGAAATCTGGAGCTGATGAGCCTGAAAACCTTGAGCTCCAACTGACTGATGGAGCCTCTAGACAG tcaGTGGTTGTTTCTCCAGTGTCTGTGGCTTCAGTAAAGGATGTGGGCCGCTCAGTTGCTTTTTTAGCCTCCTATGCAAGAGGCCGCTGGAAACATGCTACCCGCAAGACTGTGAGGGAGAAACCCACAG AGGAACATACCGGCAACAAGTATAAAGGTCTGGCGACAGATGAAGATGCTGTTGACGGACAGAAGAATGGGAAAATGGAGATGAATAAAAGGCTTTTGGATCACTTTCGGGTTCTGGCAGCCAGCAATAAAGACAGCGATGAG GTGGACCTGCAGTTTCTGAATGAGGCGCTCACACATGGAGCCGACCCAAACTCTGCAGATAGATACGGACAAACGGCCCTGCATGAG ATTTCTCGAACGTGGAACGTAGACGTGATGCGCTTTTTCCTGGAGCGAGGAGCAGATTTTCAGAGGGCCGACGCTTTCGGAGTGACTCCTCTGCATGTGGCTGCAGCTCTGGATTATGAGGAGATGCTGCAGTTCCTCTTAGAAAGAGGAG CTGACATTGAAGCTCGCACACACAAAGACAAGCAGACTCCACTGCACTTTGCTGCTAAGAATGACGCCGTCAGCTCGGTGAGGATGTTACTGCAGAACAGGGCCGACATCACCGTTCGAGACTATAAAGACAGAACACCTCTACAGCTGGCTGCCAACTTCG ATCGAAGCGAGACAGCACGTTTGCTGCTGGAGTTTGGAGCAGATGCTGGAGTGCAGGACTCTGATGGACAGCTCTGCATCACTGCCATGATCACCAAAATGACTCCTGTG GCTGATCTGGCAATGAATCAGTTCCATGTGAAAGACAGAATGGCTCGTCAACAGTTCTACTACCTTCATCTCATGGAGCCCCAAACTGCTGACAAGACCAGCCCAAAAGGGTCTGATCCATCATCGCCG CTGGAGTTTATCGTCAATCTGGGTAAACTGGATCTCATCATGCACCCTGTAGTGCTCAAACTCATCACTGTCAAGTGGAACCTGTATGGCAG AATGGGCGCCTGGATACTCCTGCTTCTCAACTTTCTGTTTATTGTCTCTTGGACAACAGTTGCCATATCTGTGTCTGTACGTCCAGATGGAGATCGCTACGATCTTCCTGGA GACTGGTGGCGTGTGCTGCTGGTTGTTTTGGCACTTGTGTTGACGGTGACTGAGGTGTACAGGGAAGTGATGGAGATTGTGCGATCTCGGAGAAAACTGAAGCATTGGCAGCGCTGGACTGTGCAGAAAATCAATGAGGACCTCAGCTGCTCTCACCCCATGTGGCCTGAG GAACGCAATTACTTAGAAGGCCAAATTAAATATATTCGGAATCTGAAAGGAACCTACGCTCAAGACCTCTG GAATATCTTTGATTGGCTAGTGTATTTGCTGTTGCTGGCGGTTCTGGGCATCCACTTGGCTGACATATTCCTGGTGTCTGATTTGCTTCGCCTGAACAGTCTTCGACTCTTCGCGGTGTCCATTATTTTCCTGTGGTTAAGGCTGATGAAGCATGTTCGAGCCTTTAG GGCGATGGGTCCCTTCATTGTGATGCTGGGGAAGATTGCAGGAGATGTGCTGCGTTTCCTCTTTCTCTATATAGAGATCTACGTTCCATTTGCCTGCGCTTTCTGGATCATTTTTGGAG GTTTGGAAGATGTCCCGAGCATGGAGACGGTTCCCCGGCTGCTCTACAGCCTGTACCGCATCACTCTGGTGGACGATTATGAGTTTGATGAAATGCTGGAGGTGGACACGGTGATGGCGTACCTGCTCTGTGGAACATTTCTGGCCCTGTCCGCTATCCTCTGTGTTAACCTACTGATCGCATTGCTTTCTGACACCTTCCAGAG GGTCTATGACAATGCACTCGCCAATGCGGTTATGCAGCAAGCAGCCATCATCCTCCAAATAGAGGAATCCATGCCGTGCTTGAAGCGTTGTTATGATAAAGAATACATCCACCGCAACTGCGCACCGCTTGGAGAGTTCTACGATGATGATGTCACCATTAACCCAGAGAAGCACGCTGAGATGAAGAAGCTCACAGAACAGATCAAG GATACTTTAGATAGACACCTGGACATCCAAAGAGAGATGATCTCACCTCAGTTTGCATTTGCTGGTGCCAGAGATGTCACAAG